A stretch of the Filimonas lacunae genome encodes the following:
- a CDS encoding sodium:solute symporter: MSVADWIVLTVALAGIVVYGLYKSRTDKNLEGYFLSNNSMPWYMVLLSIMGTQASAITFLSAPGQAFTDGMRFVQYYFGLPLAMIILCITFVPAFSKLRVFTAYEFLEQRFDKKTRYFTSALFLLSRGLSTGISIYAPSIILSSLLGWNIYWTNIAMGGMLIIYTVSGGAKAVAYTQQLQMLVIFLGMFVAAYMLVHYLPENVGVVDALKVGGMAGKMNVITSGITSDGHFNWKDRYNIISGLIGGFFLALSYFGTDQSQVGRYLTAKNDTESKLGLLLNGLVKVPMQFFVLLIGVLLFAFYQFNPQPLFFNNAVNSRVYKTAYADSLKKTEATYSIVMQRQQQQVVQWLQADKAGNAEQAAQYKGQIQQSLAQGNTLKQQYKQYLQKADSSIDVNDTNYIFLKFVVDYLPKGLVGLLIAVIFLAAWGSIAAALNSLASCTMIDFVCRKSRKEINECGAEDRLKQYQSSKWITMVWGLFSIAVAGFANRMGSLIEAVNILGSLFYGVILGIFLVAFYCKSMKSTAVFTGALLAQVVVILLFVLDRYNIIGIGFLWFNVIGALLVVMLGWLIHALLPAKTV; this comes from the coding sequence ATGAGTGTTGCGGATTGGATAGTATTGACGGTTGCATTGGCGGGTATTGTGGTGTATGGCTTATATAAAAGCCGCACCGACAAAAACCTGGAGGGGTATTTTTTATCCAATAACAGTATGCCCTGGTATATGGTACTGCTTAGTATCATGGGCACCCAGGCAAGCGCCATCACTTTTTTATCGGCTCCCGGGCAGGCGTTTACAGACGGGATGCGTTTTGTACAATATTACTTTGGTCTTCCACTGGCCATGATTATACTCTGTATCACCTTTGTGCCTGCCTTTAGCAAGCTGCGTGTGTTTACCGCCTACGAATTTCTGGAACAGCGCTTTGATAAAAAAACACGGTATTTTACTTCTGCACTCTTTTTACTTTCCCGGGGCCTGTCTACCGGTATCAGCATCTATGCACCTTCTATCATCTTATCATCATTACTGGGCTGGAACATCTACTGGACCAATATTGCTATGGGGGGCATGCTGATTATATATACCGTAAGTGGCGGCGCTAAGGCGGTGGCCTATACCCAACAACTGCAAATGCTGGTTATTTTTCTGGGAATGTTTGTAGCAGCTTATATGCTGGTGCATTACCTGCCCGAAAATGTAGGCGTGGTGGATGCATTAAAAGTAGGAGGAATGGCTGGTAAGATGAATGTAATTACCTCAGGCATTACCAGTGACGGGCATTTTAACTGGAAAGACAGGTATAATATTATCAGTGGTTTAATAGGGGGCTTCTTCCTGGCATTGTCTTACTTTGGCACTGATCAAAGCCAGGTGGGCAGATATCTTACCGCTAAAAACGATACAGAAAGCAAGCTGGGGCTTTTGTTAAATGGCCTGGTGAAAGTGCCTATGCAATTTTTTGTTCTGTTGATAGGTGTACTGTTGTTTGCATTTTACCAGTTTAACCCGCAGCCATTATTCTTTAACAACGCGGTAAACAGCCGGGTGTACAAGACCGCTTATGCCGATTCTTTGAAAAAAACGGAAGCGACTTATTCCATAGTGATGCAGCGCCAGCAGCAACAGGTAGTGCAATGGCTACAGGCCGATAAGGCGGGTAATGCCGAGCAGGCTGCACAATACAAAGGGCAAATTCAACAATCCCTTGCCCAGGGCAATACGTTAAAGCAGCAATACAAACAGTATTTACAAAAGGCCGATAGTTCTATTGATGTCAACGACACTAATTATATTTTTCTAAAGTTTGTGGTGGATTATCTGCCCAAAGGGCTGGTAGGATTGTTGATTGCTGTTATCTTCCTGGCTGCCTGGGGCTCTATAGCCGCCGCTCTCAACTCATTGGCATCCTGTACCATGATAGATTTTGTTTGCCGGAAGTCGCGCAAAGAGATCAACGAATGTGGTGCCGAAGACCGGTTAAAACAATATCAGTCGTCCAAATGGATAACCATGGTCTGGGGGCTTTTCAGTATTGCAGTGGCAGGATTTGCCAATCGCATGGGCAGCCTTATAGAAGCCGTAAATATCCTGGGCTCCTTATTTTATGGCGTGATCCTGGGCATATTCCTGGTGGCGTTTTATTGTAAAAGCATGAAAAGTACTGCTGTATTTACCGGCGCTTTACTGGCTCAGGTTGTGGTGATATTGTTGTTTGTTTTAGACCGTTATAACATTATCGGCATTGGGTTTTTATGGTTTAACGTAATTGGTGCTTTACTGGTAGTGATGCTGGGCTGGCTGATACATGCCTTATTGCCTGCTAAAACTGTGTAA
- a CDS encoding PIG-L family deacetylase, protein MNKLTSGLLGVWIGGMIAATAQAQAPVATNSTDIYRKMQKLEVLGTVLYFAAHPDDENTKLLAYLAKEKQYKTGYLSLTRGDGGQNLIGNEQGVELGLIRTQELLAARRIDGAEQMFSSAYDFGFSKNSEEALSIWNHDKILSDAVWIIRYYQPDVIITRFPGDARAGHGHHAASAILANEAFTAAADSTRFPEQLKNGLTIWQAKRILWNTFNFGGNNTTSEDQLKIDVGVYNPMLGEGYGEIASESRSQHKSQGFGVAKQRGQSFEYFTTTGGKAPSKELLDEVNTTWSRIKGGEKILPQVTKLVKEYSFERPENSINQLIALHKTISALPATTPYRKQKLDEVEKLIVDCSGLFAEAVTGTGYAVKGQPLKITITANKRNEIPVVLKQVSLNNEWDTVLNSSLAKNLNFSFPYTLQVPVTESVSQPYWLAKPMNKGSFEIGNQQNLAQPENAPAYSAVFTIQIKDLEIKVARPLRYKFTDAVKGEIYEPVTVIEPITVSVAPAATLLNVQPGNEKTAQPVVEVQFKSYVTAEKLPVKIQLLQQDKVLYSKDSAISVAAGNTYTIPVALKDVSEYQQVSGIHAAIVVVQQGKTYTYTQYLRHIAYDHIPDVNYFSESTMKVVSPEIKTVGKKIGYIPGAGDKVPPALEQMGYAVTLLNEADITPANLKQFDAVITGIRAYNVNDFLEYKYATLMQYIQEGGNLIVQYCTNTGIGPVKAKMAPYPLQITNKRVTDENAAVKILLPQHPALNYPNKITAADFEGWIQERSIYHADQLDVHYETLFAMADKNEPETNGSLVIAPYGKGNFVYTGIVFFRELPAAVPGAFRLMANLIALPKH, encoded by the coding sequence ATGAACAAATTGACTTCGGGTTTACTGGGTGTATGGATAGGAGGAATGATAGCTGCTACGGCACAGGCGCAGGCCCCGGTTGCCACCAACAGCACAGATATTTACCGGAAAATGCAGAAGCTGGAAGTGCTGGGCACGGTACTATATTTTGCAGCGCATCCCGACGATGAGAATACAAAGTTGCTGGCCTACCTGGCTAAAGAAAAGCAATACAAAACAGGCTACCTGAGCCTTACCCGTGGTGATGGGGGGCAAAACCTGATTGGAAATGAACAAGGTGTAGAGCTGGGTTTAATAAGAACCCAGGAGTTGCTGGCGGCCCGTCGCATAGATGGTGCCGAGCAAATGTTTAGTAGTGCCTACGACTTTGGTTTTTCTAAAAATTCAGAAGAAGCATTAAGCATCTGGAATCATGATAAAATATTGAGCGATGCGGTGTGGATTATCAGATATTACCAACCTGATGTAATTATTACCCGTTTTCCCGGCGATGCACGTGCCGGTCACGGGCATCATGCGGCCAGTGCTATCCTCGCTAACGAAGCGTTTACCGCAGCAGCAGACAGCACCCGTTTTCCGGAACAGTTGAAAAATGGCCTTACTATATGGCAGGCCAAAAGAATACTGTGGAACACATTCAACTTTGGTGGCAACAACACTACCAGTGAAGACCAGCTGAAAATAGATGTGGGAGTATACAACCCTATGCTGGGCGAAGGCTATGGCGAAATAGCCAGTGAAAGCCGTAGTCAGCATAAAAGCCAGGGTTTTGGCGTTGCCAAACAGCGTGGACAGTCGTTTGAATACTTCACTACTACCGGGGGCAAAGCGCCTTCCAAAGAATTACTGGATGAGGTAAATACTACCTGGAGCCGCATAAAAGGGGGGGAGAAAATTTTGCCGCAGGTAACCAAACTGGTAAAAGAGTACAGTTTTGAACGCCCGGAAAATTCCATTAACCAGCTGATTGCCTTGCACAAAACTATTAGTGCGTTACCGGCAACCACCCCTTACAGGAAACAAAAACTGGATGAGGTAGAAAAGCTGATAGTGGATTGTAGTGGTTTGTTTGCCGAAGCAGTTACAGGTACCGGCTATGCCGTAAAAGGCCAGCCATTGAAAATAACCATCACCGCCAACAAAAGAAATGAGATACCAGTGGTGTTGAAGCAGGTAAGTCTTAACAATGAATGGGATACGGTACTAAACAGTTCACTGGCTAAAAACTTAAACTTCAGTTTTCCTTATACCTTGCAGGTGCCGGTGACAGAATCGGTATCTCAGCCTTACTGGCTGGCAAAGCCTATGAATAAAGGCAGCTTTGAAATAGGCAATCAGCAAAATCTGGCGCAGCCCGAAAATGCTCCGGCCTATTCGGCAGTGTTTACCATACAGATAAAAGATCTTGAAATAAAAGTGGCCCGCCCGCTTCGGTATAAGTTTACAGATGCGGTGAAAGGGGAGATATATGAACCTGTTACGGTTATCGAGCCCATTACGGTGTCAGTAGCACCTGCTGCAACTTTATTAAATGTGCAGCCTGGTAATGAAAAAACTGCGCAGCCGGTGGTGGAGGTACAATTCAAAAGCTATGTAACGGCAGAGAAGCTGCCCGTAAAAATTCAGTTGTTGCAGCAGGATAAAGTGTTGTATTCCAAAGATTCTGCTATAAGTGTGGCAGCAGGTAATACCTATACTATTCCTGTAGCGCTGAAAGATGTAAGCGAATACCAGCAGGTATCCGGCATACATGCCGCCATTGTTGTGGTGCAACAAGGTAAAACCTATACCTACACACAATACCTCCGGCATATTGCCTACGATCACATACCCGATGTAAACTATTTCAGCGAAAGCACCATGAAAGTGGTTTCCCCGGAAATTAAAACGGTAGGCAAAAAAATAGGTTATATCCCTGGGGCAGGAGATAAAGTACCCCCGGCCTTAGAGCAAATGGGATACGCGGTAACCCTGCTAAACGAAGCTGATATAACACCTGCTAACTTAAAACAGTTTGATGCGGTGATTACCGGTATAAGAGCGTATAATGTAAACGACTTTCTGGAATATAAGTACGCGACCCTGATGCAGTATATACAGGAAGGTGGCAACCTGATTGTTCAATATTGCACCAACACAGGCATTGGCCCGGTAAAAGCTAAAATGGCACCTTATCCTTTACAAATAACCAATAAGCGCGTAACAGACGAAAATGCAGCAGTAAAAATATTGCTGCCGCAGCATCCGGCATTAAACTACCCCAATAAAATAACAGCGGCCGATTTTGAAGGATGGATACAGGAAAGAAGTATTTACCATGCCGATCAGTTAGATGTACACTACGAAACCTTGTTTGCTATGGCCGATAAAAACGAGCCGGAAACCAATGGTAGCCTGGTAATTGCCCCCTACGGAAAAGGAAATTTTGTGTACACCGGCATTGTGTTTTTCAGAGAATTGCCAGCCGCTGTGCCAGGTGCTTTTCGTTTAATGGCCAACTTAATTGCACTGCCTAAACACTAA
- a CDS encoding AI-2E family transporter: protein MNNSTLPLTVRRSIEMLGLFLVGALVMLASDVIMPIILSFFLALVLLPVCRFLDRLKVPRAISIVLAIILLVIVVGFFGWLFFMQINKLIIDFPTIKANMTQHVNHLSEWVDKKGHFSTQQQTKMINEQSNKLLNYAGGVLGGVATSATSVLLFFGLIPIYIFFLLYYKNLLLNFVFLWFKRDHHAKVQEVVHETEAIIKSYIGGLLIQITYMSFLLGIALTIFGIKHALLIAIIFAFLNLIPYIGALIGNVIGILLTISSSQEMGPVLTVLIIIAVVQFLDNNILMPRIVGSKVKINALVSIIAVFLGGKLAGISGMFLSLPIIAILKIIFDRTEMFRQWGVLFGEEQPEKSPLKTPATEIEEDTPRPE from the coding sequence ATGAATAATTCTACCCTCCCTCTTACTGTTAGGCGGTCTATTGAAATGTTAGGACTTTTTCTGGTAGGCGCCCTGGTAATGTTAGCCAGTGATGTGATCATGCCTATTATTCTTTCGTTTTTCCTGGCGCTGGTGCTGCTACCGGTTTGCCGTTTTTTAGATCGCTTGAAAGTTCCCCGGGCCATCAGCATTGTACTGGCCATTATTTTATTGGTGATTGTGGTAGGTTTCTTTGGCTGGCTATTCTTTATGCAGATCAATAAGTTGATTATTGATTTCCCCACCATCAAGGCCAATATGACGCAACATGTGAATCATTTGAGTGAGTGGGTAGACAAAAAAGGTCATTTCTCTACCCAACAGCAAACAAAAATGATCAATGAGCAAAGCAATAAACTCCTTAATTATGCCGGCGGAGTATTGGGCGGGGTAGCTACTTCTGCCACCTCTGTTCTATTGTTTTTTGGTTTAATACCTATTTATATATTCTTCCTGTTATATTATAAAAACCTCCTGCTGAACTTTGTGTTTCTCTGGTTTAAACGCGATCATCATGCTAAAGTGCAGGAAGTGGTACACGAAACAGAAGCTATTATCAAAAGTTACATAGGAGGGTTGCTGATACAAATAACCTACATGAGCTTTTTGCTGGGAATAGCGCTCACCATTTTTGGTATTAAGCATGCCTTGCTTATTGCTATCATTTTCGCTTTTCTAAATCTGATACCTTATATCGGAGCATTAATAGGAAATGTAATAGGGATTCTGCTTACCATATCCTCCTCACAGGAAATGGGGCCTGTGCTCACTGTGTTGATAATAATTGCAGTAGTACAATTTTTAGATAATAATATCCTGATGCCCAGGATTGTAGGCTCCAAAGTGAAGATAAATGCACTGGTTAGTATTATCGCTGTGTTTTTAGGAGGTAAGCTGGCGGGTATTTCAGGCATGTTTTTGTCGCTCCCTATTATCGCCATCCTGAAAATTATTTTCGACCGAACTGAAATGTTCCGCCAGTGGGGCGTGTTGTTTGGAGAAGAACAACCTGAGAAAAGTCCGTTAAAAACACCCGCAACGGAAATAGAAGAAGATACCCCCAGGCCAGAATAA
- a CDS encoding carboxypeptidase-like regulatory domain-containing protein translates to MSVKIWIFLLLLAPLTINAQMGMGGGGMGGGGGMGPSGGNDSRSYVNICRISGRIVDSTGTPVKEVSIILQQQDNEPNPMAQPDDKAEDPYFKEQTTKKNGKFTFSSLPFYHEYKLTIMAEGYKRWEQDIRFIPKKNEKHVPFEQQKQDTTKPYQPPVKVKPSTDKDLGDIKLVPLAV, encoded by the coding sequence ATGTCTGTAAAAATCTGGATTTTCCTTTTGTTGTTAGCTCCGCTTACTATCAATGCCCAAATGGGTATGGGCGGTGGTGGCATGGGCGGTGGCGGTGGTATGGGCCCGTCTGGCGGTAACGACTCTCGTTCTTACGTTAACATCTGCCGCATTTCAGGTAGAATTGTGGATAGTACAGGTACACCTGTAAAAGAGGTAAGCATTATTCTGCAGCAACAGGATAATGAGCCTAATCCTATGGCCCAGCCTGATGACAAAGCAGAAGACCCCTATTTTAAAGAGCAGACTACCAAGAAGAATGGCAAGTTCACCTTTTCTTCCCTGCCTTTCTACCATGAATACAAATTAACCATCATGGCAGAAGGATATAAGCGCTGGGAACAGGATATTCGTTTCATCCCCAAGAAAAACGAGAAGCATGTGCCTTTTGAACAGCAAAAGCAGGATACAACCAAGCCCTACCAACCACCTGTTAAAGTCAAACCTTCTACAGATAAAGACCTGGGAGATATAAAATTGGTGCCGTTAGCAGTTTAG
- a CDS encoding TonB-dependent receptor, with product MRKIALLASLLLAPFCMLMAQVTTGTISGSVKVTEGKPVAGATITATLQSTGSVYTSTSRDNGRYTLPNLLVGGPYTITFKFIGLKDEVINDVYVTLGTPLVINSVLQDAANTLNDVKVTANSGKSPISSQRTGAATYISSRMMQAAPTISRSIQDFARLAPQAKVGSNSTSGNGAGISIGGQGNRYNQFSVDGANANDGFGLSSTGANGGQANLNPISVETIQEVQIVMSPYDVTQGGFTGGGINAVTKSGTNTFHGSAYGQYQNQNFIGKSPGYDSGIARIQLPSFKNSTYGASLGGPIIKNKLFFYANVERFKKTTPLAYDPTVAGSGSLINTKVMDSLKTYLMDKWGYDPGTYGAISLENQSTSVFARIDWNINSKHKLAFRYNHVDGSNDNISRGPTSAVFSNGGYIYRNKTNSFVAELNSSFNSNASNVLRITYSAIRDNNGSKNPFPTISIYQTNQDNKQNILYNIGTSNSFHANGLKQDVITITDNFTLYKGKHTLTFGTNNEFFKSDNIFLQNFFGNYTFGSTGTYANPNVANFVNGANPTTYQVGFSNSTDKNDKANAKLSTGQFSVYAQDLFTVNDRLRFTYGIRLDLPMFFTSPAENTAFNTAFASYGVQTNQKPSAQLLYSPRVGFNWDVKGDATTQLRGGVGLFTGRVPFVWVSNQYTNTGVASSAYNPNAAAITAANIKFNYVANDAHKGAYLPAAGTPSNLINVTDKKFKFPQVLRGNLAVDHKLNIWGLIGTLEAVYTKTVNNAYVSNLNLSENGEGTVTLGPTKRPLWTTRANTTYGDVMKLNNTSKGYAYNLTAQIQKPLSRGWSGSIAYTYGHSTSLSDMTSSVATSNWRGTLVANGLNHPDVATSNFNLGSRIVAYVSKEFKYAKHFGTTITLIYTGQSGQRLSYLYGSNILGDDPSSPSAATTLVYLPKTQAEANFVDIKGGATATQQWADFQSFVSNNSYLKSHLGEVTKRNADKMPFESHFDLRLAQDFYIKGSHKIQLFVDVFNITNLINKDWGWSYVTSTSGDGLFTSSKTLFTVINSGAQTQDGAAITPTAANPGLQFNAASFRKIKGTRRIYDVSDFNSRWNSQIGIRYSF from the coding sequence ATGAGGAAAATTGCATTACTAGCGTCTCTGCTATTAGCGCCTTTCTGCATGCTTATGGCGCAGGTCACTACCGGTACCATATCAGGATCCGTAAAAGTAACGGAAGGAAAGCCTGTTGCAGGAGCTACTATTACAGCTACACTGCAGTCTACAGGTTCTGTTTACACAAGCACTTCACGCGACAATGGACGTTATACGTTACCTAACCTGTTGGTAGGTGGTCCGTATACTATTACATTCAAATTCATTGGATTAAAAGACGAGGTGATCAATGATGTTTACGTTACTTTAGGTACTCCATTGGTTATCAATTCAGTATTGCAGGATGCTGCCAATACATTGAATGACGTTAAAGTAACTGCCAATTCAGGTAAAAGCCCTATCAGTTCTCAAAGAACAGGAGCAGCTACTTACATCTCTTCCAGAATGATGCAGGCTGCGCCTACTATTTCCAGAAGTATTCAGGATTTTGCACGTTTAGCCCCTCAGGCAAAAGTAGGAAGTAACTCTACCAGCGGCAACGGTGCAGGTATCTCTATCGGTGGCCAGGGTAACCGTTACAACCAGTTTTCAGTAGATGGCGCCAATGCCAATGACGGTTTTGGTTTAAGCTCTACTGGTGCAAACGGTGGACAGGCAAACCTGAACCCGATTTCTGTGGAAACTATCCAGGAAGTACAAATAGTAATGTCTCCATACGATGTAACCCAGGGAGGTTTTACCGGTGGTGGTATTAACGCAGTAACCAAAAGCGGTACCAACACTTTCCATGGATCTGCTTATGGTCAATATCAAAACCAGAATTTTATTGGTAAAAGCCCCGGTTATGATTCTGGTATTGCCAGAATTCAATTGCCAAGTTTTAAGAATTCTACTTACGGAGCCAGCTTAGGTGGCCCAATCATTAAAAATAAATTGTTCTTCTACGCTAACGTGGAAAGATTCAAAAAAACTACTCCACTGGCTTACGATCCTACAGTAGCTGGTTCAGGTTCATTGATAAACACAAAAGTGATGGATTCTCTGAAAACCTACTTAATGGATAAGTGGGGATATGATCCTGGTACTTACGGAGCTATCAGCCTAGAAAACCAATCTACTTCTGTTTTTGCACGTATCGACTGGAATATTAACAGCAAGCATAAACTTGCTTTCCGTTATAACCACGTTGATGGTTCTAACGATAACATTTCCAGAGGCCCTACCTCAGCTGTATTCTCTAATGGTGGTTATATATATAGAAACAAAACAAACTCATTTGTAGCGGAGTTAAACAGCTCATTCAATTCAAATGCGTCCAACGTTTTACGTATAACGTACAGTGCTATCAGAGATAACAACGGAAGCAAAAATCCATTCCCTACTATCTCTATTTATCAAACAAACCAGGATAATAAGCAAAACATTCTTTACAACATTGGAACCAGCAATAGTTTCCATGCAAACGGTCTGAAGCAGGATGTAATTACTATTACAGATAACTTTACGCTGTATAAAGGTAAACACACCTTAACTTTTGGTACCAACAACGAGTTTTTCAAAAGTGATAACATCTTCTTGCAAAACTTCTTTGGTAACTACACATTTGGTTCTACCGGCACTTATGCCAATCCTAACGTAGCCAACTTTGTAAATGGTGCCAACCCTACTACTTATCAGGTAGGTTTCTCTAACAGTACTGATAAAAACGACAAAGCAAACGCTAAATTAAGCACCGGCCAGTTTAGTGTGTACGCGCAGGATTTGTTTACTGTGAACGACAGGTTAAGGTTTACTTATGGTATTCGTTTAGATTTACCAATGTTCTTTACCAGCCCTGCTGAAAACACTGCTTTTAATACTGCTTTTGCATCTTATGGTGTGCAAACAAACCAAAAGCCTAGCGCACAATTACTTTACTCTCCCCGTGTTGGTTTTAACTGGGATGTAAAAGGTGATGCAACTACTCAATTAAGAGGTGGTGTAGGTTTATTTACAGGCCGTGTTCCTTTTGTGTGGGTATCTAACCAATATACTAACACAGGTGTAGCCAGCTCTGCTTACAATCCTAACGCAGCAGCTATTACAGCGGCAAACATTAAGTTCAATTATGTAGCTAATGATGCACACAAAGGTGCTTACCTGCCAGCAGCAGGTACCCCGTCTAACCTCATTAACGTTACTGATAAAAAATTCAAATTCCCTCAGGTATTACGTGGTAACCTTGCTGTAGATCACAAATTAAACATTTGGGGTTTAATAGGTACTTTAGAAGCTGTATACACCAAAACAGTGAACAATGCTTATGTAAGCAACCTGAACTTAAGTGAAAACGGTGAAGGCACTGTAACATTAGGTCCTACCAAAAGGCCTTTGTGGACTACAAGAGCGAATACTACTTATGGTGATGTTATGAAGTTAAACAATACCAGTAAAGGTTATGCTTATAACCTGACTGCTCAAATTCAAAAACCACTGAGCAGAGGCTGGTCTGGTTCTATTGCCTATACTTATGGTCATTCAACCTCACTGTCTGATATGACATCTTCTGTTGCCACAAGTAACTGGCGTGGTACACTGGTAGCGAATGGTTTAAACCATCCTGATGTAGCTACCTCTAACTTTAACCTGGGTTCACGTATAGTGGCTTATGTGTCTAAAGAGTTTAAATATGCCAAGCATTTCGGTACTACTATCACCCTGATCTACACTGGTCAATCTGGTCAGCGTCTGTCCTACTTATACGGTAGCAACATCTTAGGTGATGATCCATCATCTCCTTCTGCTGCAACTACCCTGGTATATTTACCAAAAACACAGGCAGAAGCTAATTTCGTTGATATCAAAGGGGGGGCTACAGCAACACAGCAGTGGGCTGACTTCCAAAGCTTTGTATCTAACAATAGCTATCTGAAATCACACCTGGGTGAGGTTACCAAGCGTAACGCTGATAAAATGCCTTTTGAAAGCCATTTCGACTTAAGGTTAGCACAGGATTTTTATATTAAAGGTTCTCATAAAATTCAACTGTTTGTGGATGTGTTTAATATCACCAACCTGATCAATAAAGATTGGGGTTGGTCTTATGTAACAAGCACCAGTGGTGATGGTTTATTTACCTCTTCTAAAACTTTATTTACTGTAATTAACTCTGGCGCTCAAACGCAGGATGGTGCTGCTATTACTCCTACAGCAGCAAATCCAGGTTTGCAGTTTAACGCTGCCAGCTTCAGAAAAATAAAAGGTACAAGAAGAATTTACGATGTATCTGATTTCAACTCTCGTTGGAACTCACAAATTGGTATCCGTTATTCTTTCTAA
- a CDS encoding bifunctional 3,4-dihydroxy-2-butanone-4-phosphate synthase/GTP cyclohydrolase II, which translates to MLDSIESAIEDIKNGKLVIVVDDEDRENEGDFVTAARNVTPEIINFMSKEGRGLICAPITSERADELQLDLMVNNNTALHATPFTVSIDLLGHGCTTGISAHDRSKTVQALIDPNTTPEDLGRPGHIFPLRARAGGVLRRSGHTEATVDLARLAGFEPAGVLIEIMNEDGTMARLPELKEIAIKFDLKIISIKDLIEYRLKQDSLIEEVVRVDMPTQFGFFKLVAFKEKNTQNEHLALIKGEWEPGEPVLTRVHSSCFTGDILGSFRCDCGEQLHKAMRMVEAEGKGIILYMNQEGRGIGLMNKLKAYKLQEGGMDTVEANQHLGFDMDLRDYGVGAQILRHLNATRLKLMSNNPRKRAGLHGYGIEIVDVVPIEVTPNPYNEKYLQTKRDKLGHNILSNK; encoded by the coding sequence ATGCTGGACAGTATAGAAAGTGCAATAGAAGACATCAAAAATGGTAAGCTGGTTATAGTAGTGGACGATGAAGACCGTGAAAATGAGGGTGATTTTGTCACCGCCGCCCGCAACGTTACCCCTGAAATTATCAATTTTATGAGCAAAGAAGGCCGTGGCCTTATCTGCGCTCCCATTACTTCGGAAAGAGCTGACGAGTTACAGCTGGATTTAATGGTAAACAACAATACGGCTTTACACGCCACTCCTTTCACCGTTAGTATAGACCTTTTAGGTCACGGTTGCACCACCGGAATCAGTGCGCATGACCGTTCAAAAACAGTACAGGCGTTAATTGACCCCAACACTACACCTGAAGATTTAGGCCGTCCGGGCCATATTTTCCCACTCCGCGCCCGCGCTGGCGGTGTACTCAGGCGTAGCGGTCATACCGAAGCTACGGTAGACCTGGCCCGTTTGGCTGGTTTTGAGCCTGCAGGAGTGCTGATTGAAATTATGAACGAAGATGGCACCATGGCCCGTTTGCCGGAGCTGAAGGAAATTGCCATCAAATTTGATTTGAAGATCATTTCTATAAAAGACCTGATTGAATACCGCCTGAAACAGGATTCGCTGATTGAGGAAGTGGTAAGGGTAGATATGCCTACCCAGTTCGGTTTTTTTAAACTGGTGGCTTTTAAAGAAAAAAACACACAAAACGAACACCTGGCCTTGATTAAAGGGGAATGGGAACCAGGTGAACCGGTGCTTACCCGTGTACACAGTAGCTGTTTTACCGGCGACATTCTGGGTAGTTTCCGGTGCGACTGTGGCGAGCAGCTGCATAAGGCTATGCGCATGGTAGAAGCAGAAGGCAAGGGCATTATATTATATATGAACCAGGAAGGACGTGGTATTGGGCTGATGAATAAACTGAAAGCCTATAAGCTGCAGGAAGGCGGCATGGACACTGTAGAAGCCAACCAACACCTGGGCTTTGATATGGATTTGCGCGACTATGGTGTAGGAGCACAGATTTTGCGTCATTTGAACGCTACCCGCTTAAAGCTGATGAGCAACAACCCGCGTAAACGTGCAGGCCTGCATGGCTATGGCATTGAAATTGTAGACGTAGTTCCTATTGAAGTTACTCCCAATCCTTATAATGAAAAGTATTTACAGACCAAGAGAGATAAGCTGGGGCACAATATCCTTTCTAATAAATAA